The following proteins are co-located in the Vigna angularis cultivar LongXiaoDou No.4 chromosome 2, ASM1680809v1, whole genome shotgun sequence genome:
- the LOC108322780 gene encoding putative receptor protein kinase ZmPK1, translating to MTKALSITLLLLPLMYFQRSSSSSSLRMGSSLSVENPHHILISPNAIFSAGFIAVGENAYSFAIWFTEPHFHSPSTVIWMANRDQPVNGKRSKISLTNDGNVVLVDASYNTAWSSNTDSLDPVELHLRDDGNLVLSQLQGTVLWQSFDFPTDTLVPGQPLTRYTHLLSSRSHTNHSSGFYKLYFGDDNILRLLYDGPDVSSPYWPSPYRRRLKLDPDGNFRVYSRNSVLEKWYVSWQAITNGCHIHGVCGANSTCAYDHERGKKCECLPGYRWNNLSDWSHGCKPMFDLTCDQNESTFLAMQGVEFYGYDFYYVEVSNFTACEKLCLQNCSCVGFQHSYTDKKGIAFKCYTKTQLLNGRRLPRFTGTTYLRVTKGYTFSVKESSTDSAHVLRVCSVQLQRDYVKSHGSRIVIVFLWFASALGAFEMVCAFVIWCFLIRTNRKSNADQKGYHLTATGFRKFSYSELKKATKGFSKEIGRGGGGVVYEGILSDERHAAIKRLNEAKQGEGEFLAEVSLIGKLNHMNLIEMWGYCAEGKHRLLVYEYMENGSLAQNLSSNSLDWSMRYNIAIGTARVLAYLHEECLEWILHCDIKPQNILLDSNYEPKLADFGLSKLLNRNNPNNPSISMIRGTRGYMAPEWVLNLPITSKVDVYSYGIVVLELVTGKSTTSVQEIDGGETYDGRLVAWVREKRSNTDSDWVEQIVEPAIGPDYDRSKMEMLATVALNCVMEDRDSRPTMSQVVEMLQGHGSESDQ from the exons ATGACTAAGGCTTTGTCAATCACACTCCTTCTTCTACCATTAATGTATTTCCAgcgttcatcttcttcatcatcctTGAGAATGGGTTCTTCCCTCTCTGTGGAAAATCCACACCATATTCTCATCTCACCAAACGCCATCTTTTCTGCAGGCTTTATAGCCGTTGGTGAGAACGCATATTCATTTGCAATATGGTTCACAGAGCCTCATTTTCACAGCCCCAGCACTGTCATATGGATGGCAAACCGTGATCAACCTGTCAATGGAAAACGCTCCAAAATTTCCCTCACAAACGATGGCAACGTTGTCTTAGTTGATGCTTCTTACAACACTGCTTGGTCTTCAAACACCGATTCGTTAGACCCAGTAGAGTTGCATCTCAGAGACGACGGTAATCTAGTGTTAAGCCAGCTTCAAGGAACCGTTCTGTGGCAAAGTTTCGATTTTCCGACCGACACTCTCGTTCCTGGTCAGCCTCTTACCAGATACACACATCTTTTGTCTTCAAGAAGCCACACTAACCATTCATCTGGTTTCTACAAGCTGTATTTCGGCGATGATAACATTCTTCGTCTTCTATATGATGGCCCTGATGTTTCAAGCCCCTACTGGCCTAGTCCCTATCGT AGAAGGTTGAAACTGGACCCTGATGGTAATTTCCGAGTGTATAGTCGAAATAGTGTGTTAGAGAAGTGGTATGTTTCGTGGCAAGCAATTACTAATGGTTGCCATATTCATGGGGTTTGTGGAGCCAACAGCACGTGTGCTTATGATCACGAGAGGGGGAAAAAGTGTGAGTGTCTTCCAGGGTACAGATGGAACAACCTCAGTGATTGGTCTCATGGGTGTAAGCCCATGTTTGATCTCACCTGCGATCAGAATGAGTCTACCTTCTTGGCGATGCAGGGTGTGGAATTTTACGGGtatgatttttattatgtaGAAGTTAGTAATTTTACTGCTTGTGAGAAACTGTGCTTGCAAAATTGTAGTTGTGTAGGGTTTCAGCACTCCTATACTGACAAAAAGGGCATAGCCTTCAAGTGTTATACCAAAACACAATTGCTCAATGGAAGGCGTTTACCCAGATTCACAGGAACAACATACTTGAGAGTGACCAAAGGTTATACGTTCTCTGTGAAAGAATCTTCTACTGACAGTGCACATGTTCTTCGAGTTTGTTCAGTTCAACTTCAAAGAGATTATGTAAAGTCACACGGAAGCCGTATTGTGATTGTTTTTCTGTGGTTTGCTTCCGCACTTGGAGCTTTTGAAATGGTTTGTGCTTTCGTGATTTGGTGCTTCCTAATTAGAACCAACCGAAAGTCTAATGCAGATCAAAAGGGGTACCATCTTACAGCAACGGGATTCAGAAAATTTAGCTACTCCGAGTTGAAAAAGGCTACAAAGGGGTTCAGTAAGGAGATTGGAAGAGGTGGGGGAGGGGTTGTGTACGAAGGTATTTTATCAGATGAAAGACATGCAGCAATTAAGAGACTGAATGAAGCTAAACAAGGAGAAGGAGAATTCCTTGCTGAAGTGAGCCTCATTGGAAAGCTTAACCACATGAACTTGATTGAAATGTGGGGATATTGTGCTGAGGGAAAGCATAGGTTGTTGGTGTATGAGTATATGGAGAATGGTTCTTTGGCACAAAATCTCTCATCCAACTCCCTTGATTGGAGTATGAGATACAACATTGCAATTGGAACTGCAAGAGTTCTAGCATATCTGCATGAAGAATGCTTGGAGTGGATTTTGCACTGTGATATAAAGCcacaaaatatacttttagaTTCCAATTATGAGCCAAAGTTAGCAGACTTTGGCTTGTCGAAGCTCCTCAACAGAAACAACCCCAACAATCCAAGCATCTCTATGATCAGAGGAACCAGAGGGTATATGGCACCAGAGTGGGTTCTTAACTTGCCAATCACATCCAAGGTGGATGTTTATAGTTATGGAATTGTTGTTTTGGAACTGGTAACTGGAAAAAGCACAACAAGTGTCCAAGAAATTGATGGTGGAGAGACATATGATGGGAGGCTAGTGGCATGggtgagagaaaaaagaagcaACACCGACTCAGATTGGGTGGAACAAATAGTTGAACCTGCTATTGGACCTGATTATGATAGAAGTAAGATGGAAATGTTGGCAACAGTGGCTTTGAACTGTGTAATGGAAGACAGAGATTCAAGGCCTACCATGAGCCAAGTAGTTGAGATGCTTCAAGGTCATGGAAGTGAATCTGATCAATGA